The Acidimicrobiales bacterium genome has a window encoding:
- the tpiA gene encoding triose-phosphate isomerase, which yields MPADRMPLISGNWKMNLNHFEATAMLDRLRYMLDKDDYEAVEVSVHPPFTDIRTVQTFLQSEKVPIALGAQNCHWEASGAYTGEVAPAMLAKLSVTYVIVGHSERRQHFGETDVEVGLKARAIVANGMTPILCCGETLEEREGGATHGKVTGQVHAGIEGLTAEQVGSMVIAYEPIWAIGTGRTASAEDAQEVCGWVRAKVAEMKGDDAAAAVRIQYGGSVKAASIVELMAQPDVDGALVGGAALDPDEFARIVQFPRAGA from the coding sequence ATGCCCGCTGACCGCATGCCACTCATCTCCGGCAACTGGAAGATGAACCTCAACCACTTCGAGGCCACGGCCATGCTCGACCGGTTGCGGTACATGCTCGACAAGGACGACTACGAGGCCGTCGAGGTCTCGGTCCACCCGCCCTTCACCGACATCCGCACGGTGCAGACCTTCCTGCAGAGCGAGAAGGTGCCGATCGCCCTCGGCGCGCAGAACTGCCACTGGGAGGCGAGCGGGGCCTACACCGGCGAGGTCGCCCCGGCCATGCTGGCCAAGCTCAGCGTCACCTACGTGATCGTCGGCCACAGCGAACGCCGCCAGCACTTCGGCGAGACCGACGTGGAGGTGGGCCTGAAGGCCAGGGCGATCGTCGCCAACGGCATGACCCCGATCCTGTGCTGCGGCGAGACGCTCGAGGAGCGCGAGGGCGGCGCCACCCACGGCAAGGTCACGGGGCAGGTGCACGCCGGCATCGAGGGGCTCACCGCCGAGCAGGTCGGGTCGATGGTCATCGCCTACGAGCCGATCTGGGCGATCGGTACCGGTCGCACCGCCAGCGCCGAGGACGCCCAGGAGGTCTGCGGTTGGGTGCGGGCGAAGGTCGCCGAGATGAAGGGCGACGATGCCGCCGCCGCGGTGCGTATCCAGTACGGCGGCTCGGTCAAGGCGGCGTCGATCGTCGAGCTGATGGCCCAACCCGACGTCGACGGGGCCCTGGTCGGCGGCGCGGCGCTCGATCCGGACGAGTTCGCCAGGATCGTCCAGTTCCCGAGGGCGGGGGCCTGA
- a CDS encoding phosphoglycerate kinase — protein sequence MSVPTLEDLGDLDGKRVLLRADFNVPIADGEIVDDFRIRAALPTIEWLLGQGAHVTACTHLGRPKGAPDPRYSVEPVRARLAELAPGVELLDNLRFDPGETGDDPAFVQKLIEGQDAYVNDAFGASHRAHASIVGPPRFLPSAAGRLLEREVEVLLPLRDDPARPFVVILGGSKVSDKLGVIEALGRVADALVIGGGMCFTFLAAEGHGIGDSLVEPDQIDTCRRLLESGVAIHVPDDLTALGPGGEIGRPEAGGEVRQIGADVPAGWKGLDIGPGSAAAFGDLIADARTVFWNGPMGVFEDPRFAAGTRAVAQAMADARGFTVVGGGDSAAALDAFGLADDIDHVSTGGGASLELLENGDLPGLEALRGAPNAR from the coding sequence ATGAGCGTTCCCACGCTGGAGGACCTCGGCGACCTCGACGGGAAGCGGGTCCTCCTCCGGGCCGACTTCAACGTGCCGATCGCCGACGGCGAGATCGTCGACGACTTCCGCATCCGCGCCGCCCTCCCCACCATCGAGTGGTTGCTCGGACAAGGTGCCCACGTCACCGCCTGCACCCACCTCGGGCGACCCAAGGGCGCTCCCGACCCCAGGTACTCCGTCGAACCGGTCCGGGCCCGCCTGGCCGAGCTCGCGCCGGGCGTCGAGCTGCTCGACAACCTGCGCTTCGACCCCGGTGAGACCGGCGACGACCCCGCCTTCGTCCAGAAGCTCATCGAGGGACAGGACGCCTACGTCAACGACGCCTTCGGGGCCTCGCACCGCGCGCACGCGTCGATCGTCGGGCCGCCCCGCTTCCTGCCCTCCGCCGCCGGGCGGCTCCTCGAACGGGAGGTCGAGGTCCTCCTGCCGCTGCGCGACGACCCGGCCCGACCCTTCGTCGTGATCCTCGGCGGTTCGAAGGTCTCCGACAAGCTCGGTGTCATCGAGGCGCTCGGGCGCGTCGCCGACGCCCTGGTGATCGGCGGCGGCATGTGCTTCACGTTCCTGGCCGCCGAGGGCCACGGCATCGGCGACTCGCTCGTCGAGCCCGACCAGATCGACACCTGCCGTCGCCTCCTCGAGTCGGGCGTGGCCATCCACGTGCCCGACGACCTCACCGCGCTGGGCCCCGGCGGGGAGATCGGTCGCCCCGAGGCCGGGGGTGAGGTGCGCCAGATCGGCGCCGACGTCCCCGCCGGCTGGAAGGGCCTCGACATCGGCCCCGGCAGCGCCGCCGCCTTCGGCGACCTGATCGCCGACGCCCGGACCGTGTTCTGGAACGGCCCGATGGGCGTGTTCGAGGACCCCCGCTTCGCGGCCGGCACCCGGGCCGTCGCCCAGGCCATGGCCGACGCCCGGGGGTTCACCGTCGTGGGTGGCGGCGACTCCGCGGCCGCGCTCGACGCCTTCGGTCTGGCCGACGACATCGACCACGTCTCCACCGGTGGAGGTGCCTCCCTCGAGCTGCTCGAGAACGGCGACCTCCCCGGCCTGGAGGCCCTGCGAGGAGCCCCCAATGCCCGCTGA
- the gap gene encoding type I glyceraldehyde-3-phosphate dehydrogenase has protein sequence MTIRVGVNGFGRIGRNFFRAVKQSGADVEIVAANDLGKVAEMAHLLKYDSVMGRLDATVEATDEGIVVDGKLVKITAIRDPKELPWGDLGVDVVVESTGFFTDRDKAAAHLDAGAPFVIVSAPATNADATFVVGVNDDTFDPAAHKVMSNASCTTNCFVPMIKVLDDAFGVEKGLMTTVHAYTGDQNLVDGPHSDMRRARAAAVNIVPSSTGAARATGLVLQAMKGKLDGTALRVPIPDGSITDFVGVLGRDVTKEEVNEAFAAAASSGPMSKVLVYSDEPIVSSDIVGSPASCTFDSGLTMAMGNLVKILGWYDNEWGYSNRLVDLVQTVGAANQ, from the coding sequence ATGACGATCCGCGTCGGTGTCAACGGCTTCGGTCGAATCGGCCGCAACTTCTTCCGGGCGGTGAAGCAGTCGGGGGCCGACGTCGAGATCGTCGCTGCCAACGACCTCGGCAAGGTGGCCGAGATGGCCCACCTCCTCAAGTACGACTCGGTGATGGGTCGCCTCGACGCGACGGTCGAGGCCACCGACGAGGGCATCGTCGTCGACGGCAAGCTCGTCAAGATCACCGCGATCCGCGACCCGAAGGAGCTCCCGTGGGGTGACCTCGGCGTCGACGTCGTGGTCGAGTCCACCGGCTTCTTCACCGACCGCGACAAGGCCGCCGCGCACCTCGACGCCGGCGCGCCGTTCGTGATCGTGTCGGCCCCGGCCACCAACGCCGACGCCACCTTCGTGGTCGGCGTCAACGACGACACGTTCGACCCGGCCGCCCACAAGGTCATGTCGAACGCATCGTGCACCACCAACTGCTTCGTCCCGATGATCAAGGTCCTCGACGACGCCTTCGGCGTCGAGAAGGGCCTCATGACCACGGTGCACGCCTACACCGGCGACCAGAACCTCGTCGACGGCCCCCACTCCGACATGCGCCGCGCCCGCGCTGCCGCGGTCAACATCGTCCCGTCCTCGACCGGCGCCGCCCGAGCCACCGGCCTCGTCCTGCAGGCCATGAAGGGCAAGCTCGACGGCACTGCCCTCCGGGTGCCGATCCCCGACGGGTCCATCACCGACTTCGTGGGCGTCCTCGGGCGCGACGTCACCAAGGAAGAGGTCAATGAGGCGTTCGCCGCGGCGGCCTCCTCCGGCCCGATGTCGAAGGTGCTCGTGTACAGCGACGAGCCGATCGTCTCCTCCGACATCGTCGGCTCCCCGGCGTCGTGCACCTTCGACTCCGGCCTCACGATGGCCATGGGCAACCTGGTGAAGATCCTCGGCTGGTACGACAACGAGTGGGGCTACTCGAACCGACTCGTCGACCTCGTGCAGACCGTCGGCGCTGCGAACCAGTAG
- the rapZ gene encoding RNase adapter RapZ has product MSDFVVITGLSGAGRSEAANILEDLGWFVIDNLPPSLITKVAELAHAPGAGISKVVLVVGTGPYHDEVLEALEALRTQGGRVRIAYLEASTDVLVRRYESSRRRHPLAAPDLSLADTIEAERELLGAVKEEADVVVDTSELNVHELRTRMLDLFAADTPASGMQTTIVSFGYKHGLPLDTDLVIDCRFLPNPHWVEELRPQTGLDHPVKDYVLGQDITADFLGELSSLLELLLPAYVREGKSYLTIAFGCTGGRHRSVAIAEEIAGRLRGDGLALRVTHRDLGR; this is encoded by the coding sequence ATGAGCGACTTCGTCGTGATCACCGGGCTCTCCGGCGCCGGTCGCTCCGAGGCCGCCAACATCCTCGAGGACCTCGGGTGGTTCGTCATCGACAACCTCCCGCCGTCGCTCATCACCAAGGTCGCCGAGCTGGCCCACGCTCCGGGGGCCGGCATCTCCAAGGTCGTCCTCGTCGTCGGCACGGGCCCGTACCACGACGAGGTGCTCGAGGCCCTCGAGGCGTTGCGGACCCAGGGCGGGAGGGTGCGCATCGCCTACCTCGAGGCCAGCACCGACGTCCTCGTCCGGCGGTACGAGAGCAGCCGCCGGCGTCACCCGCTGGCTGCCCCCGACCTCAGCCTCGCCGACACCATCGAGGCCGAGCGGGAACTGCTGGGGGCGGTGAAGGAGGAGGCCGACGTCGTCGTCGACACCTCCGAGCTCAACGTCCACGAGCTGCGCACCCGCATGCTCGACCTCTTCGCCGCCGACACCCCCGCCTCGGGGATGCAGACCACCATCGTCTCGTTCGGCTACAAGCACGGCCTGCCGCTCGACACCGACCTCGTGATCGACTGCCGGTTCCTGCCCAACCCGCACTGGGTCGAGGAGCTGCGTCCTCAGACGGGCCTCGATCATCCGGTCAAGGACTACGTGCTCGGCCAGGACATCACCGCCGACTTCCTCGGGGAGCTGAGCTCGTTGCTCGAGCTGCTCCTGCCGGCCTACGTGCGGGAGGGCAAGTCGTACCTCACGATCGCGTTCGGTTGCACCGGCGGACGGCACCGGTCGGTGGCCATCGCCGAGGAGATCGCCGGTCGCCTGCGCGGCGACGGGTTGGCGTTGCGGGTCACCCACCGCGACCTCGGCCGCTGA